From Quercus lobata isolate SW786 chromosome 1, ValleyOak3.0 Primary Assembly, whole genome shotgun sequence, one genomic window encodes:
- the LOC115980344 gene encoding uncharacterized protein LOC115980344, translating into MAIAGLHNVSVLDSPFLRDSHSQASGQQADEVRVRTRASSLLQMWRELEDEHVVSRTHQERMVQQRSDVLISDLSREQISDSDEHSGGWEDMSVSESVCGTWPQTQIGSQNEHVDSGNFNCEHSSDFGEIERERVRQIFQEWMNSGAREQAPNVSHMNNSPRAEWLGETEQERVRIIREWAQMNSQQRVASDDNREEQSADIGTQIEQIRDRLLVNQNGGRNEHNRRGIRRLCGRQALLDMLKKAERERLSELQDLLEHRAVSQFAHRNRIQSLLRGRFLRNDRLVDNERPASLAESELGLLRQRPSVSGLREGFCSRLDTSVWSQVSSNHSDTSSNCDINNNRNYQTQANNAQDVLDELSEQFDPNNVVSNSHRLLDVRTDLEDDVVEDSGWHRSSAHEEEWQVQLSENDAFIESRDGTGQSLNRSSQEIAASEWSETLLTEPGESYLMQEAGEEITRHSEPIIEESSIPGLPDHVYNMEINWEEAAAQVEQWPEQVMETDYRDSQQDNMEYSGWRDGIREDMDENQLGSTSTPHELGNEDMEQPHLQEAPEVWDDDNGFQEAVQHWLDGPSDQGADPVRVVDTYYFPEDDNEHNVEIRELLNRRRVSNLLHSGFRESLDQLIQSYLQRRENDAPTDWELPGTSPSRESEEQDLERQSGDQNDSQRDAVESPSLALPSSPPPPPPPSQPLYYPETHHDNWPQHDMHQRLGIEWDIINDLRIDMARLQQRMNNMQRMLEACMDMQLELQRSIRQEVSAALNRPSDILGACRDGLLKDESKWDYVRKGICCVCCESNINSLLYRCGHMCTCTKCANELVQSRGKCPMCWAPVVEMIRAYSIL; encoded by the exons ATGGCTATTGCTGGTCTACACAATGTTTCTGTACTCGATTCCCCCTTCCTTAGGGACTCTCATTCTCAGGCGTCAGGACAGCAAGCTGATGAAGTGAGGGTCAGAACACGGGCATCCTCGCTCCTGCAGATGTGGCGGGAGCTTGAGGATGAGCATGTGGTGAGTCGTACCCATCAAGAACGAATGGTCCAACAAAGGAGTGATGTTTTGATTTCTGACCTCTCAAGGGAGCAGATTTCTGATAGTGATGAACATAGCGGTGGTTGGGAGGACATGAGTGTGAGTGAGAGTGTGTGTGGAACATGGCCTCAAACTCAAATTGGCTCGCAGAATGAACACGTTGATTCTGGAAATTTTAACTGTGAACATTCTTCTGATTTTGGAGAAATTGAAAGGGAGAGGGTGAGGCAGATTTTCCAGGAATGGATGAACAGTGGGGCGAGAGAACAAGCACCAAATGTTTCCCATATGAACAACAGCCCTAGGGCAGAGTGGCTTGGTGAAACTGAGCAGGAGAGGGTGAGGATCATAAGGGAGTGGGCACAAATGAATAGCCAGCAGAGAGTTGCTTCTGATGACAATAGAGAAGAACAATCTGCTGATATTGGTACTCAGATTGAACAGATTCGTGATCGATTGCTTGTTAACCAGAATGGAGGCCGAAATGAGCATAACCGGAGGGGCATTCGTCGATTATGTGGCAGACAGGCTCTGCTTGATATGCTGAAGAAGGCTGAGAGGGAAAGGCTAAGTGAGCTTCAAGATTTGTTGGAGCATCGGGCTGTATCACAATTTGCTCATCGGAACCGCATTCAG TCATTACTTAGAGGCAGGTTTTTGCGAAATGACCGATTGGTTGACAATGAGCGACCTGCTTCCCTGGCAGAAAGTGAACTAGGTTTATTGAGGCAGAGACCTTCTGTATCTGGTTTGAG GGAAGGATTTTGCTCCAGATTGGACACTTCTGTATGGAGTCAAGTAAGCAGCAACCATTCTGATACCTCATCTAATTGTGACATTAATAATAACAGAAATTATCAAACTCAAGCAAACAATGCACAGGATGTCTTAGATGAACTTAGTGAACAATTTGATCCTAATAATGTGGTGAGTAATAGCCACAGGTTATTGGATGTTAGGACTGATTTAGAGGATGATGTTGTTGAAGATAGTGGATGGCATAGATCTAGTGCTCATGAAGAAGAGTGGCAGGTACAGCTTTCAGAGAATGATGCGTTCATTGAAAGTAGGGATGGTACAGGGCAAAGCTTGAACAGAAGCTCACAGGAAATTGCTGCTAGTGAGTGGTCTGAAACTTTGCTCACTGAACCAGGAGAAAGTTACTTAATGCAAGAAGCTGGTGAAGAAATTACCAGACATTCTGAGCCAATTATCGAGGAAAGTTCTATTCCTGGCTTACCAGATCATGTTTATAACATGGAAATAAATTGGGAAGAAGCTGCTGCTCAGGTAGAACAATGGCCAGAACAAGTTATGGAAACTGATTACAGAGACTCACAACAAGATAATATGGAATATAGTGGATGGAGGGATGGCATTAGAGAAGATATGGATGAAAACCAGCTGGGAAGTACTTCTACCCCTCATGAGTTGGGGAATGAAGATATGGAACAGCCTCATCTGCAAGAAGCCCCAGAAGTTTGGGACGAtgataatggttttcaagaggCTGTGCAGCATTGGTTGGATGGGCCTTCTGATCAGGGAGCTGATCCAGTTCGAGTAGTAGATACATATTATTTTCCTGAGGATGATAATGAGCACAATGTGGAAATCAGAGAACTCCTAAACAG GAGACGAGTGTCTAATCTTCTTCATAGTGGTTTCCGTGAGAGTCTTGACCAATTGATACAATCATATCTGCAAAGACGGGAAAATGATGCTCCCACTGACTGGGAACTACCTGGAACATCACCTTCTCGTGAGTCAGAAGAACAAGATCTTGAGCGTCAGAGTGGAGATCAGAATGACAGTCAGAGGGATGCTGTTGAGAGTCCTTCACTTGCTCTACcttcatcaccaccaccaccaccaccaccttctCAGCCACTCTATTATCCAGAGACACACCATGATAACTGGCCACAGCATGACATGCATCAGCGTCTGGGAATT GAGTGGGACATCATTAATGATTTGCGGATTGACATGGCTAGGCTACAGCAGAGGATGAATAACATGCAGAGGATGCTGGAGGCCTGCATGGATATGCAACTTGAGTTGCAACGCTCAATAAGACAAGAAGTCTCTGCTGCCCTGAATCGCCCTTCTGATATTCTAG GAGCATGTAGGGACGGTTTGCTGAAAGATGAATCTAAATGGGATTATGTGAGGAAAGGAATATGCTGTGTATGTTGTGAAAGCAATATTAATTCTTTACTGTACAG ATGCGGGCACATGTGTACATGTACAAAATGTGCAAATGAGTTGGTCCAAAGTAGAGGAAAATGCCCAATGTGTTGGGCACCAGTTGTTGAGATGATCCGTGCTTACTCTATTTTATGA